The following proteins come from a genomic window of Panicum hallii strain FIL2 chromosome 8, PHallii_v3.1, whole genome shotgun sequence:
- the LOC112902652 gene encoding uncharacterized protein LOC112902652 yields the protein MVDIDECSSVPEPAPAHPDPASISPDDWRRFESATLSVVHKIQPTVSSENLRAAVIDYVQRLFRFHAGYQVFPFGSVPLKTYLPDGDIDLTAFGPAISDETLANEVCAILKSEGRRKDSEFEVKDVLYIHATEVKLVKCLVQNIVVDISVNQIGGLCTLCFLEKVDQNFGKHHLFKRSIMLIKDWCYYESRILGAPHGLISTYALETLVLYIFHIFHKSLDGPLAALLQVLYRFLDYYSKFDWDNKGISLFGPISLSSLPDLITDPPDTHDDGFLPRDEFLRECAEAFTVSPKNSEKDAQVFSRKYLNIVDPLKQNNNLGRSVSKGNFYRIRSAFDFGARKLGKILQVPVCSTVIEVNQFFRNTLKRNCTGLRPDISVSSSDDGLITDHATNDSLSLGLNVEKVNKRSSPLYSNSYGDLSSQFSNIDISDSNNHGLVEQKQCNSMAGHKEIKSVSSGLLDSDATDHTTTDSGSVRNGGDLYEASPTARETCTLASGRCCAPHQFYQSEGGKKDDVRDDTDLPHNGMPTKHFTDRSHHSFEDTKYHNEFLGRFSPSLSLEHNAYSSAGLVGGLATLNSMFTPENSQLRCTTTEVSDLTGDFNTNFHNLMYAQAFQQDIPVNQFYYPMIAPSPPQYQNMRPSNGCGRKKPYGYAGMNGAIPSPPYPHSYLVWRPFYQTDDHMAMRGRGTGTYFPDPNLRKDRPPVGRGERGRNHFVSNN from the exons ATGGTGGACATCGACGAGTGCTCGTCGGTGCCCGAGCCCGCGCCGGCACACCCGGACCCCGCGTCGATCTCTCCGGATGACTGGCGGCGCTTCGAGAGCGCCACGCTCTCTGTGGTGCACAAGATCCAGCCCACCGTCTCCTCCGAGAACCTCCGTGCCGCCGTAATCGACTACGTCCAGCGCCTTTTCAGATTCCACGCCGGATATCAG GTCTTTCCATTTGGATCTGTTCCATTGAAAACATATCTACCTGACGGAGATATTGACTTGACTGCATTCGGCCCTGCGATTTCTGATGAGACTCTTGCAAATGAAGTATGTGCTATTCTAAAATCAGAAGGGCGGAGGAAAGATTCTGAATTTGAGGTCAAAGATGTCCTGTATATCCATGCCACCGAG GTCAAGCTGGTGAAATGCTTGGTGCAAAACATTGTTGTAGATATCTCAGTTAATCAGATTGGTGGGCTCTGTACACTTTGTTTTCTTGAGAAG GTTGATCAAAATTTTGGAAAACACCACCTCTTCAAAAGAAGCATAATGCTGATCAAAGACTGGTGTTATTATGAAAGCCGCATTcttggggctccccatggtttAATTTCTACCTATGCCTTAGAGACATTAGTGCTATACATTTTCCATATCTTCCACAAGTCTCTGGATGGTCCATTAGCT GCCCTTCTGCAGGTCCTCTATAGGTTCCTTGACTACTATAGCAAATTTGATTGGGATAATAAAGGAATCAGCTTGTTTGGCCCTATTTCGTTATCTTCACTACCAGATCTAATTA CCGACCCACCAGATACTCATGACGACGGTTTTCTTCCACGGGATGAGTTTCTCAGAGAATGTGCGGAGGCATTTACTGTCTCCCCTAAAAATTCTGAGAAAGATGCACAAGTATTCTCTCGAAAATATCTAAATATTGTTGATCCACTGAAGCAGAATAACAATCTTGGACGCAGCGTCAGCAAAG GAAACTTTTACCGAATACGCAGTGCATTTGATTTTGGTGCTCGTAAGCTTGGGAAGATTCTTCAAGTTCCTGTATGTTCTACTGTTATTGAAGTAAATCAGTTTTTCAGGAACACATTAAAGAGAAATTGTACTGGGTTAAGACCTGATATTTCAGTGAGCTCTTCTGATGATGGTCTAATTACTGATCATGCTACCAATGATTCCTTGTCACTGGGCTTGAATGTAGAAAAAGTCAACAAGCGCAGTTCACCTTTATATAGCAATTCCTATGGTGATCTGTCTTCGCAGTTTAGTAACATTGATATTTCAGATTCTAACAATCATGGCTTAGTAGAGCAAAAACAATGTAACTCTATGGCTGGGCACAAGGAGATAAAGTCTGTTTCTAGTGGGTTGCTAGATAGTGATGCCACAGATCATACAACTACTGATTCAGGAAGTGTGAGGAATGGTGGTGACCTTTATGAAGCTTCACCAACAGCTAGGGAAACCTGTACCTTGGCATCTGGGAGATGTTGTGCGCCACATCAATTTTACCAATCAGAAGGTGGTAAGAAGGATGATGTTAGAGATGACACAGACTTGCCACACAATGGGATGCCAACAAAGCATTTTACAGACAGATCTCACCACTCTTTTGAAGATACTAAATATCACAATGAGTTTTTAGGACGCTTTTCACCATCCCTTTCCCTTGAGCATAATGCTTACTCTTCTGCTGGTTTAGTTGGTGGTCTGGCCACATTGAATTCAATGTTTACACCTGAAAATTCACAACTTCGTTGTACCACCACAGAAGTTTCAGATCTCACTGGTGATTTCAATACAAATTTCCATAATCTCATGTATGCACAAGCATTCCAGCAAGATATTCCAGTAAATCAGTTTTACTATCCAATGATTGCTCCATCACCCCCACAATATCAGAACATGCGCCCTTCAAATGGTTGTGGGAGAAAAAAACCATATGGATATGCTGGTATGAATGGGGCGATCCCTAGTCCTCCTTATCCACATAGCTATCTTGTATGGAGGCCATTTTATCAAACAGATGATCATATGGCTATGAGGGGCCGTGGAACAGGCACCTACTTTCCTGACCCG AATCTGCGCAAGGATAGGCCACCTGTTGGACgtggggagaggggaaggaatCATTTTGTTTCGAATAATTAG